A part of Candida albicans SC5314 chromosome 2, complete sequence genomic DNA contains:
- a CDS encoding uncharacterized protein (Ortholog(s) have RNA polymerase II C-terminal domain phosphoserine binding, RNA polymerase II core binding, chromatin binding and transcription factor activity, more) encodes MSSNKSSKPIRQDYIAKVRYTNNLPPPPLNPKFIEYNTTDPISTQQEGEYLISSLFRKENFQNLMERIDDQLGLDLNLINNRGFLSEDKMNESVGKLKYNQLHPNDRALLRDAGIGKISKNEPEVSFLRRTEYISDRPLSKGGNNLNTATEEIKVKEKLSKDEHFDADSQLQNVEESFTVANESLYDLKNIKHPKKKHLRAVNTWPLLPDTSMLDNVFLNLRFMGSASINRELNNLKQQQQQQQQQNDKKFDEKLFDRALESSLFKPIKSEGGEWISMYSLDATNTSTTANDNDNEEQINDLYEKLHSTKKEQPINLLDEDEESLETYKFKYTKNYDMTYQPFEHENEELAIKFVSDEIEDPVSKDNFKRKRKMAYYYPINGKIELKKHRASTNSEINKFIKERTYDGINFILREPSTNELKRSDTIRSEYDPMEYEGEDEEEEEEEEEEEQQEEEQQQQEVETKEE; translated from the coding sequence ATGTCCTCAAATAAATCACTGAAACCAATAAGGCAAGATTATATTGCCAAAGTGCGTTATACTAATAATCTTCCCCCACCACCCTTAAATCCAAAATTCATTGAATATAATACTACTGATCCCATTTCAACTCAACAAGAAGGAGAATATttaatatcatcattatttcgtaaagaaaatttccaaaatcTAATGGAAAGAATTGATGATCAATTAGGATTAGATTTAAACTTAATTAATAATCGAGGGTTTTTATCGGAAGATAAAATGAATGAAAGTGTTggtaaattaaaatataatcaattacaTCCTAATGATCGTGCATTATTAAGAGATGCAGGAATTGGGAAAATTCTGAAAAATGAACCTGaagtttcatttttaagAAGAACAGAATATATATCTGATCGACCATTATCAAAAGGAGGGaataatttaaatactgctactgaagaaattaaagtgaaagaaaaattatcaaaagaTGAACATTTTGATGCTGATTctcaattacaaaatgttgaagaaaGTTTTACTGTTGCTAATGAATCATTATatgatttaaaaaatattaaacacccgaaaaagaaacatttACGAGCAGTAAATACTTGGCCTTTATTACCTGATACATCAATGTTAGATAAtgtatttttaaatttaagATTTATGGGTAGTGCTTCAATAAATCgtgaattgaataatttaaaacaacaacaacaacaacaacaacaacaaaatgataaaaaatttgatgaaaaattatttgatcGGGCATTAGAATCATCACTTTTCAAACCAATTAAACTGGAAGGAGGTGAATGGATTTCCATGTATCTGCTTGATGCAACCAACACTTCCACTACTGCTAACGATAACGACAATGAAGAACAAATCAATGACttatatgaaaaattacattcaacaaaaaaggaacaaccaataaatttattagatgaagatgaagaaagtTTAGAAACttataaattcaaatatacTAAAAATTATGATATGACTTATCAACCATTTGAacatgaaaatgaagaattggcCATTAAATTTGTAtctgatgaaattgaagatcCAGTGTCCAAGGACAACTTTAagaggaaaagaaaaatggcATATTATTATCCAATTAATggtaaaattgaattgaaaaaacatCGTGCTTCTACAAATTcagaaatcaataaatttataaaagaaagaacTTATGATGGGataaattttatattgAGAGAACCTTCAactaatgaattgaaaagacTGGATACTATAAGGTCTGAATATGATCCTATGGAATATGAAggagaagatgaagaagaagaagaagaagaggaagaggaggaacaacaagaagaagaacaacaacaacaagaagttGAGACTAAAGAAGAatag
- the PST2 gene encoding Pst2p (Putative NADH:quinone oxidoreductase; similar to 1,4-benzoquinone reductase; immunogenic in mice; induced by benomyl, oxidative stress via Cap1; fungal-specific; farnesol-repressed; Spider biofilm induced) encodes MSKPRVAIIIYSLYHHVYTLAESAKIGIEAAGVKPDLFQVPETLTPEILKLVKAPPKPDIPIAEPKILNNYDAFLFGIPTRFGNMPAQWKGFWDGTGGQWARGDLRGKYAGVFVSTGTPGGGQETTVINTLSTLAHHGIVYVPFGYGSPRLADLNEVHGGSPWGAGTFAGADGSREVTELEKSIAQQQGEDFIKTITQFKQ; translated from the coding sequence ATGTCTAAACCAAGAGTTGCAATTATTATCTATTCTTTATATCATCACGTTTATACATTAGCTGAATCGGCTAAAATTGGTATTGAAGCTGCTGGGGTTAAACCAGATTTATTTCAAGTTCCAGAAACTTTAACTCcagaaattttgaaattagttAAAGCTCCACCAAAACCAGATATCCCAATTGCTGAGccaaaaatattgaataattatgatgcatttttatttggtatTCCTACTAGATTTGGTAATATGCCAGCTCAATGGAAAGGATTTTGGGATGGAACTGGTGGACAATGGGCTCGTGGTGATTTAAGAGGTAAATATGCTGGTGTTTTCGTTTCTACTGGTACTCCAGGTGGTGGTCAAGAAACTACTGTTATTAATACCTTGAGCACTTTAGCTCATCATGGTATTGTTTATGTTCCATTTGGATATGGCTCTCCTCGTTTAGCTGATTTAAATGAAGTTCATGGTGGATCCCCATGGGGTGCTGGTACTTTTGCTGGAGCTGATGGTTCTAGAGAAGTTActgaattggaaaaatcaattgctcaacaacaaggtgaagattttattaaaacCATTACCCAATTCAAACAATGA
- the YWP1 gene encoding Ywp1p (Secreted yeast wall protein; possible role in dispersal in host; mutation increases adhesion and biofilm formation; propeptide; growth phase, phosphate, Ssk1/Ssn6/Efg1/Efh1/Hap43 regulated; mRNA binds She3; flow and Spider biofilm repressed) produces the protein MKVSTIFAAASALFAATTTLAQDVACLVDNQQVAVVDLDTGVCPFTIPASLAAFFTFVSLEEYNVQFYYTIVNNVRYNTDIRNAGKVINVPARNLYGAGAVPFFQVHLEKQLEANSTAAIRRRLMGETPIVKRDQIDDFIASIENTEGTALEGSTLEVVDYVPGSSSASPSGSASPSGSESGSGSDSATIRSTTVVSSSSCESSGDSAATATGANGESTVTEQNTVVVTITSCHNDACHATTVPATASIGVTTVHGTETIFTTYCPLSSYETVESTKVITITSCSENKCQETTVEATPSTATTVSEGVVTEYVTYCPVSSVETVASTKVITVVACDEHKCHETTAVATPTEVTTVVEGSTTHYVTYKPTGSGPTQGETYATNAITSEGTVYVPKTTAVTTHGSTFETVAYITVTKATPTKGGEQHQPGSPAGAATSAPGAPAPGASGAHASTANKVTVEAQATPGTLTPENTVAGGVNGEQVAVSAKTTISQTTVAKASGSGKAAISTFEGAAAASAGASVLALALIPLAYFI, from the coding sequence atgaaggTATCTACTATTTTTGCTGCTGCAAGTGCATTATTTGCTGCTACCACCACTTTAGCTCAAGATGTTGCTTGTTTGGTTGATAATCAACAAGTTGCTGTTGTCGATTTGGACACTGGTGTTTGTCCATTCACCATTCCAGCTTCATTAGCTGCTTTCTTCACATTTGTTTCCCTTGAAGAATATAATGTTCAATTCTATTATACTATTGTTAATAATGTTAGATATAATACTGATATTCGTAATGCTGGTAAAGTGATTAATGTTCCAGCTCGTAATTTATATGGTGCTGGTGCCGTTCCATTTTTCCAAGTTCATTTAGAAAAACAATTAGAAGCTAATTCTACTGCTGCtattagaagaagattaATGGGTGAAACTCCAATTGTTAAAAGAgatcaaattgatgattttattgCTTCTATTGAAAATACTGAAGGTACTGCTCTTGAAGGTTCTACTCttgaagttgttgattACGTTCCAGGTTCAAGTTCTGCTTCCCCATCGGGTTCTGCTTCTCCATCTGGTTCCGAATCCGGTTCTGGTTCTGATTCTGCTACTATCAGATCTACTACTGTTGTTTCATCTAGTTCTTGTGAAAGTAGTGGTGATTCTGCCGCTACTGCTACTGGTGCTAATGGTGAATCCACTGTTACTGAACAAAACACCGTTGTTGTCACTATTACTTCTTGTCATAATGATGCTTGTCATGCTACCACTGTTCCAGCTACTGCTAGTATTGGTGTCACTACGGTCCACGGTACTGAAACTATTTTCACTACTTACTGTCCATTAAGTTCTTATGAAACCGTTGAATCTACTAAAGTCATCACCATCACTTCATGTAGTGAAAACAAATGTCAAGAAACCACCGTTGAAGCTACTCCATctactgctactactgTTTCTGAAGGTGTTGTAACTGAATACGTTACTTACTGTCCAGTTTCTTCTGTTGAAACTGTTGCTTCAACTAAAGTTATCACTGTTGTTGCTTGCGATGAACACAAATGTCATGAAACTACTGCTGTTGCCACTCCAACTGAAGTTACTACTGTTGTTGAAGGTTCTACTACTCATTATGTTACTTATAAACCAACTGGTTCTGGCCCAACTCAAGGTGAAACTTATGCTACTAATGCTATTACTTCTGAAGGTACTGTCTATGTTCCAAAAACTACTGCTGTCACCACTCATGGTTCTACTTTTGAAACTGTTGCTTACATTACTGTTACTAAAGCTACTCCAACTAAAGGTGGTGAACAACATCAACCAGGTTCTCCAGCTGGTGCTGCTACTTCAGCTCCAGGTGCTCCAGCTCCAGGTGCCTCAGGTGCTCATGCTAGTACTGCTAACAAAGTCACTGTTGAAGCTCAAGCTACTCCAGGTACTTTGACACCGGAAAATACCGTTGCTGGTGGTGTTAATGGTGAACAAGTTGCTGTTTCTGCTAAAACTACTATTTCTCAAACCACTGTTGCTAAAGCTTCAGGTTCTGGTAAAGCTGCCATTAGTACTTTTGAAGGTGCCGCCGCCGCTTCAGCTGGTGCCTCAGTCTTGGCTTTAGCTTTGATTCCATTAGCTTATTTCATTTAA
- the ERG9 gene encoding bifunctional farnesyl-diphosphate farnesyltransferase/squalene synthase (Putative farnesyl-diphosphate farnesyl transferase (squalene synthase); sterol biosynthesis pathway; likely essential for growth; regulated by fluconazole, lovastatin; amphotericin B, caspofungin repressed; Spider biofilm repressed) codes for MGKFLQLLSHPIELKAVIQLFGFRQPLHPGKRDVNDKELVRCYELLNLTSRSFAAVIEELHPELRDAVMIFYLVLRALDTIEDDMTIKSSIKIPLLREFDTKLNTKNWTFDGNGPNEKDRTVLVEFDKILNVYHRLKPQYQDIIKSITFKMGNGMADYILDEEFNVNGVATVEDYNLYCHYVAGLVGEGLTNLFVLANFGDKTLTENNFAKADSMGLFLQKTNIIRDYHEDLQDGRSFWPREIWSKYTENLQDFHKVKTPAKEFAGVSCINELVLNALGHVTDCLDYLSLVKDPSSFSFCAIPQVMAVATLAEVYNNPKVLHGVVKIRKGTTCRLILESRTLPGVVKIFKEYIQVINHKSSVRDPNYLKIGIKCGEIEQYCEMIYPNKQALPPSMKSLPENKFTKIVASRESIDLSVQRRIEQENFNCNVVLFGIGALILSLIYFVLY; via the coding sequence ATGGGCAaatttttacaattattatcacaTCCTATTGAACTTAAAGCAGTTATACAACTTTTTGGATTTAGACAACCATTACATCCAGGTAAAAGAGATGTTAATGATAAAGAATTGGTTAGATGTTAtgaattattgaatctAACTTCAAGATCATTTGCTGCTGTCATTGAAGAATTACATCCAGAATTACGTGATGCGGTGATGATCTTTTATCTTGTATTAAGAGCATTAGATActattgaagatgatatGACgattaaatcatcaattaaaatcCCTTTGTTGCGTGAATTTGATACTAAATTGAATACTAAAAATTGGACATTTGATGGTAATGGACCCAATGAAAAAGATCGAACTGTTTtagttgaatttgataagATTTTGAATGTTTATCATAGATTAAAACCTCAATATCaagatattattaaaagtaTTACTTTTAAAATGGGTAATGGTATGGCAGATTATATTttagatgaagaatttaatGTTAATGGTGTTGCCACCGTTGAAgattataatttatattgtCATTATGTTGCTGGATTAGTAGGTGAAGGTTTAACTAATCTTTTTGTATTGGCTAATTTTGGTGATAAAACATTGACagaaaataattttgcTAAAGCTGATTCCATGGGGttatttttacaaaaaacaaatattattagAGATTATCATGAAGATTTACAAGATGGTAGAAGTTTTTGGCCTCGAGAAATTTGGTCTAAATATACTGAAAATTTACAAGATTTCCATAAAGTAAAAACCCCTGCCAAAGAATTTGCTGGAGTAAGTTGtattaatgaattagtTTTGAATGCATTGGGTCATGTCACTGATTGTCTTGATTATTTATCATTAGTTAAAGATCCTTCTTCATTCTCATTTTGTGCTATTCCTCAAGTAATGGCAGTGGCTACTTTAGCTGAAGTTTATAATAATCCTAAAGTTTTACATGGAGTGGTCAAAATTAGAAAAGGTACTACTTGTAGATTGATATTAGAAAGTAGAACATTACCAGGGGTTGTCAAGATTTTCAAAGAATATATTCAAGTGATTAATCATAAATCATCAGTTAGAGAtccaaattatttgaagattGGGATTAAATGTGgtgaaattgaacaatattGTGAAATGATATATCCAAACAAACAAGCTTTACCTCCAAGTATGAAATCATTAccagaaaataaatttaccAAGATTGTTGCTAGTAGAGAAAGTATTGATTTATCTGtacaaagaagaattgaacaagaaaatttcaattgtaatgTTGTGTTATTTGGTATTGGTGCTTTAATTTTaagtttaatttattttgtcctttattga
- a CDS encoding uncharacterized protein (Protein of unknown function; induced in core caspofungin response; expression upregulated in an ssr1 null mutant; induced by nitric oxide independent of Yhb1p): MVEDSILLVDNSQPVESSYSTNPPVASGSTSSSRPTPTDTVQFPIKLINWSLDPQNQTIITTPILLQEINGPCPLIALCNTLLLNNDIRTNSFISDEGEGEGEDEDKGVDQLKFEALNNFKTNIINKYHSLGKIDLQQVLEYIGDLLLIHTENKTDWNRNHQNYNNSSQKEFTIDELLLKLPLLHTGLNVNPILISGDFEYDLATQLFELFELKFKHGWIIDPINQHGHHHQEEEGNSQDSQNSQNSQIWTNQEYGKLVNLFDQLENFDKIQDYLLLDQQQDKEVLGNKLLIEKWLNLNQTQLTLQGLNKLNDELDINQFIIFFRNNHFNTLFKKSNQEFYILLTDSSFVNSNKSSKIIWQSLNSVSGKDDLFFMGDFTPVLDIDQDLPNVNTSKLGGDIYSQDQNPDYLLLKQLQEEEDQKYAERLQNNYNNKSRQSKSKSKSSSTTKSSLSSNLNPSDPTTTTTTITEKLNSKEVINKDEKKKKKLNCTIV; this comes from the coding sequence ATGGTAGAAGACTCTATATTACTAGTCGATAATTCTCAACCTGTGGAATCATCATATTCTACAAACCCCCCTGTTGCTTCAGGATCTACATCTTCCTCACGACCAACTCCAACTGATACAGTACAATTtccaattaaattaatcaattggagTTTAGATCcccaaaatcaaaccatTATAACCACCCCGAtattattacaagaaataaatGGTCCATGTCCATTAATTGCCTTATGTAATACCTTATTActtaataatgatatacgaaccaattcatttattctGGATGAAGGTGAAGGTGAAggtgaagatgaagataagggagttgatcaattgaaatttgaagctttaaataattttaaaactaatattattaataaatatcatAGTTTaggaaaaattgatttacaaCAAGTATTAGAATATATTggtgatttattattgatacaCACAGAGAATAAAACTGATTGGAATAGAAACCACCAgaactacaacaacagcagccaaaaagaatttactatcgatgaattattattgaaattaccattattaCATACCGGGTTAAATGTTAATCCAATATTAATTTCAGGAGATTTTGAATATGATTTGGCAACACAATTATTTGAACtatttgaattaaaattcaaacatGGTTGGATTATTGATCCAATTAATCAACATGGgcaccaccaccaagaagaagaaggaaatTCTCAAGATTCTCAAAATTCTCAAAATTCTCAAATTTGGACTAATCAAGAATATGGAAAATTagttaatttatttgatcaattagaaaattttgataaaattcaagattatttattattagatcaacaacaagataAAGAGGTTTTGggaaataaattattaattgaaaaatggttaaatttaaatcaaacTCAATTAACTTTACAAggattaaataaattaaatgatgaattagatataaatcaatttataatttttttcagaaataatcattttaatacattatttaaaaaatcaaatcaagaattttatattttattaactGATTCATCGTTTGTCAATAGTAATAAGtcatcaaaaataatatgGCAATCATTAAATAGTGTATCTGGTAAAgatgatttgtttttcatgGGTGATTTCACTCCAGTCTTGGATATTGATCAAGATTTACCCAATGTCAATACTAGTAAACTTGGTGGTGATATTTATTCTCAAGATCAAAATCcagattatttattattgaaacaattacaagaagaagaagatcaAAAATATGCTGAAAGAttacaaaataattataataataaatcacgTCAATCTAAATCTAAATCTAAATCAagttcaacaacaaaatcgAGCCTTTCACTGAATCTAAATCCACTGgatccaacaacaacaacaacaacaattactgaaaaattgaattcaaaagaagttatcaataaagatgaaaagaaaaagaagaaattaaattgtACAATTgtataa
- the GTR1 gene encoding Rag GTPase (Putative GTP-binding protein; transcript is upregulated in clinical isolates from HIV+ patients with oral candidiasis; (see Locus History Note for Assembly 19 correction)) — protein sequence MSTSASSRKKLLLMGRSGSGKSSMRSIIFSNYSALDTRRLGATIDVELSHLRFLGNMTLNLWDCGGQTVFMDNYFTNQKDHIFKMVQVLIHVFDVESKSINKDIEIFIKSLTNLQQYSPGAKVFVLLHKMDLVQIDKRQELFEIMMEKLQKISNPYHFKLIGFPTSIWDESLYKAWSQIVCSLIPNINLFNNNLIEFNSILDAEEIILFEKTTFLVISSTASIQQQQQQQQQQQQQQQQQQQQQQQQQKSIDNDQDSTNEELDPKRFEKISNIIKTYKQSITKLRTNFKNLIIRGSNGTNFYIDIITDNMFIMIVLKDKKDTQNMIQQHEELLILDNIKAARRWFEKIENNE from the coding sequence ATGTCTACATCTGCATCATCAAGAAAGAAACTACTTTTAATGGGACGTTCAGGTTCTGGTAAATCTTCCATGAgatcaattatattttccaattatTCAGCATTAGATACTCGACGTTTAGGTGCCACTATTGATGTTGAATTACTGCATTTACGATTTCTAGGTAATATGACATTAAATTTATGGGATTGTGGAGGTCAAACAGTATTTATGGATAATTATTTTACTAATCAAAAGGAtcatatttttaaaatggTTCAAGTATTAATCCATGtatttgatgttgaaaGTAAACTGATtaataaagatattgagatttttattaaatcattaactAATTTACAACAATATCTGCCAGGGGCAAAAgtatttgtattattacATAAAATGGATTTAGtacaaattgataaacgtcaagaattatttgaaattatgatggaaaaattacaaaaaatttctaATCCTTATcattttaaattaattggttTCCCAACTTCAATATGGGATGAAAGTTTATATAAAGCATGGTCACAAATTGTTTGTTCATTAATTCctaatattaatttatttaataataatttaattgaatttaattctattttagatgctgaagaaattatattgtttgaaaaaactaCATTTTTAGTGATATCATCAACAGCATCAatacaacagcaacagcaacagcaacagcaacagcaacagcaacagcaacagcaacagcaacagcaacagcagcaacaaaaatcaattgataatgatcaagattcaacaaatgaagaattggatCCTAAacgatttgaaaaaatatctaatattattaaaacttataaacaatcaataacaaaattaagaacaaattttaaaaatttaattattcGAGGTAGTAATGGAACcaatttttatattgatattataaCTGATAATATGTTTATTATGATTGttttaaaagataaaaaagaTACTCAAAACATGATTCAGCAACatgaagaattattgattttagaTAATATTAAAGCTGCTAGAAGAtggtttgaaaaaattgaaaataatgagTAA
- a CDS encoding uncharacterized protein (Protein of unknown function; Hap43-repressed gene; repressed by nitric oxide) encodes MLRITRLSTRQLVFLRFNSSVTSRPDVARPEASQLTKKDLQSNAFANQAPNRNVTWSPSQEERIEIISKYPYRFVQKDLEEQPRPYAAIDLIAKEPIKYLSHEQGNIAVCDGNRGSTLQGHPKVFINLDQPKAATCGYCGLRYAKEEFKELIEAGEA; translated from the coding sequence ATGTTGAGAATAACTAGATTATCAACTAGACAGCTTGTATTTTTAcgtttcaattcatcagtAACATCAAGACCAGATGTAGCAAGACCAGAAGCATCACAATTAACCaaaaaagatttacaaTCAAATGCTTTTGCCAATCAAGCTCCCAATAGAAATGTCACTTGGTCTCCATcacaagaagaaagaataGAAATCATTAGTAAATATCCTTATAGATTTGTTCAAAAAGATTTAGAAGAACAACCAAGACCTTATGCTGCCATAGATTTAATTGCTAAAGAaccaatcaaatatttaaGTCATGAACAAGGTAATATTGCTGTTTGTGATGGTAATAGAGGTAGTACTTTACAAGGACATCCTAAagttttcattaatttggATCAACCAAAAGCTGCTACGTGTGGATATTGTGGATTAAGATATgccaaagaagaatttaaagaattaattgaagCTGGTGAAGCGTAA
- a CDS encoding uncharacterized protein (Possible pseudogene; similar to Ywp1p; ORF extended upstream from the initiating Met of orf19.3621 has a stop codon in the region corresponding to the Ywp1p signal peptide; disruption causes no apparent phenotype; no expression detected), with translation MVDPFFTFHSRDDYNVQFYYAIINSHRYTTDIKHGGSIISIAAKLLYDKHTPIYQVHLHKIPNSNSTEIIRKRWLFAKNKQIKSSSSSKILSKKDLVDDFIIDIAGSRGIMIDKVILSVVDVDQMTSSIDTGSSNSLTRTGFTNPSVISTKTSNSQSITTTTTKGSSATTTTATATGATETITTTKIITITSCSNDICHLTTVPASLTTVTTTGTVYTTYLPINSVETVVSTKIITITSCSNNNNNNHVCHPTTVLATPSTMTKTIDNTITEYITYCPLTQQPEQLSTINPYTGASATSVTATITSCWEETCQTYITTTAAAAAVIITQTEITTVETVTHDTTTYYVTYTITSQTSNQVHTTKINNEGGNTNELSSSLPAITTTVEGRGISNKIENLLSMLIMVMVMWFV, from the coding sequence ATGGTTGATCCATTTTTCACATTCCATTCTCGTGATGATTATAATGTTCAATTCTATTATGCTATAATTAATAGTCATAGATATACTACTGATATAAAACATGGTGGATCGATAATTTCTATTGCTGCgaaattattatatgaTAAACATACACCAATATATCAAGTTCATTTACATAAAATTcccaattcaaattcaactgAAATCATTAGGAAAAGATGGTTATTTgccaaaaataaacaaataaaactgctgctgctgtcAAAAATTTTGCTGAAGAAAGATTTGgttgatgattttattattgatattgctGGATCTCGAGGAATTATGATTGATAAAGTGATTCTTTCcgttgttgatgttgatcaAATGacttcttcaattgatacTGGATCATCTAATAGTCTTACTAGAACTGGATTTACTAATCCAAGTGtgatttcaacaaaaacttCCAATTCTCAATCAATCACtacaacaaccaccaaaGGTTCTtctgctactactactacgGCCACTGCCACTGGTGCTACTGAAACTATCACCACTACCAAGATTATCACAATTACTTCTTGCAGTAATGATATTTGTCATTTAACCACTGTTCCTGCAAGTTTGACTACTGTTACAACTACCGGCACAGTCTATACCACTTATTTACCTATAAATTCTGTGGAAACCGTTGTTTCAACGAAAATCATCACCATTACTTCATGcagtaacaacaataacaataatcaTGTTTGTCATCCAACTACTGTTCTTGCTACTCCCTCCACAATGACTAAAACTATTGATAACACAATAACTGAATACATTACTTATTGTCCTTTAACTCAACAACCAGAACAATTGTCAACAATTAATCCATATACTGGTGCAAGCGCTACCAGTGTCACCGCAACAATTACATCATGTTGGGAAGAAACTTGTCAAACATATATTACAACTACcgctgctgctgctgctgttaTAATTACTCAAACAGAAATTACCACAGTTGAGACTGTGACACATGATACAACTACTTATTATGTTACTTATACAATTACATCACAAACTAGTAATCAAGTACATACTACAAAGATTAATAATGAGGGTGGTAATACGAATGAGTTGAGTTCTAGTTTGCCTGCAATTACAACTACTGTTGAAGGTAGGGGTATTAGTaacaaaatagaaaatttgTTATCGATGTTGATAATGGTTATGGTGATGTGGTTTGTTTAG